A window from Desulfuromonas thiophila encodes these proteins:
- a CDS encoding sigma-54-dependent transcriptional regulator, which yields MKHILVVDDELNIRTSLTGILQDEGFQTSTAADGETALQLISEEKPDLVLLDIWMPGMDGIEVLKKIRQLPDEPQVIMMSGHATIETAVTATKLGAYDFVEKPLSFEKLLVCIQNAFKVHQLVSENRSLKARIYRDYSMIGNSPPIRELKQQIGIAAPTSGWVLITGENGTGKELVARAIHSQSRRSDKPFIEVNCAAIPEDLIESELFGHEKGAFTGATGKRKGKFDQAHEGTLFLDEIGDMSLKTQAKVLRILQEHKFERVGGERTIEVDVRVIAATNKNLEEEIRTGNFREDLFYRLNVLPFHVPPLRERRQDIALLAEHFLRAYCRKENAEIKQLSPEVLQALSTHHWPGNVRELKNLIERLVIMTPGERIDLAALPAELRGGGDSGEELRIALECDNYKQAREEFEKEFIRTKLEENDWNVSRTAEVIGLERSNLHRKIKSLGLELEKQ from the coding sequence ATGAAACACATTCTGGTTGTTGATGATGAACTGAACATCCGCACCAGCCTCACCGGCATCCTGCAGGACGAAGGTTTTCAGACCAGCACCGCTGCCGATGGCGAAACGGCACTGCAGCTGATCAGCGAGGAAAAACCCGACCTGGTGCTGCTTGATATCTGGATGCCCGGCATGGATGGCATTGAGGTTCTCAAAAAAATTCGCCAGTTGCCCGACGAGCCCCAGGTCATCATGATGAGCGGCCACGCCACCATCGAAACCGCTGTAACCGCTACCAAACTGGGCGCCTACGATTTTGTCGAAAAGCCCCTTTCGTTCGAAAAACTGCTGGTATGTATCCAGAACGCCTTCAAGGTCCACCAGCTGGTCAGCGAAAACCGCAGTCTTAAAGCCCGCATCTACCGCGACTACAGCATGATCGGCAACAGCCCGCCCATCCGTGAACTCAAGCAACAGATTGGCATTGCCGCGCCGACCTCGGGTTGGGTGCTGATTACCGGCGAAAACGGCACCGGCAAGGAGCTGGTGGCCCGTGCCATCCACAGCCAGTCACGCCGCAGCGACAAACCCTTCATCGAGGTCAACTGCGCCGCCATTCCCGAAGATCTGATCGAGTCGGAGCTGTTCGGTCACGAAAAAGGCGCCTTTACCGGCGCCACCGGCAAGCGCAAGGGGAAATTCGACCAGGCCCACGAAGGCACCCTGTTTCTCGATGAAATCGGTGACATGAGCCTGAAAACCCAGGCCAAGGTGCTACGCATCCTGCAGGAGCACAAATTTGAACGGGTGGGCGGCGAACGCACCATCGAGGTTGACGTGCGGGTCATCGCCGCCACCAACAAGAATCTGGAAGAGGAAATCCGCACCGGCAACTTCCGCGAAGACCTGTTCTACCGCCTGAATGTTCTGCCTTTTCATGTGCCCCCCCTGCGAGAGCGGCGGCAGGATATTGCGCTGTTGGCGGAACATTTTCTGCGGGCCTACTGCCGCAAGGAGAATGCCGAGATCAAGCAGCTCAGCCCTGAGGTATTGCAGGCCTTAAGCACCCATCATTGGCCCGGCAACGTGCGTGAGCTGAAAAACCTGATTGAGCGGCTGGTCATCATGACCCCAGGTGAACGCATTGACCTGGCCGCCCTGCCGGCCGAGTTGCGTGGTGGCGGCGACAGTGGCGAGGAGTTGCGCATCGCCCTGGAATGCGACAATTACAAGCAGGCACGCGAGGAATTCGAAAAGGAGTTTATCCGCACCAAGCTGGAGGAAAACGACTGGAACGTATCGCGGACCGCCGAGGTCATCGGCCTGGAGCGTTCCAACCTGCACCGCAAGATCAAAAGCCTGGGGCTGGAACTGGAAAAACAGTAA
- the lpxC gene encoding UDP-3-O-acyl-N-acetylglucosamine deacetylase, which yields MIYQCTIAKAATLKGIGLHTGREITMRLLPAAAGTGILFHRSEGDKSRVIEALSANVVDTRMATVIGKGDLRVSTIEHLMAALVACQIDNLVIEIDGPEVPILDGSAAPFIRLIHQAGIARLARSRKVIAITKPLTLVEGEKRVSLIPSRFLRVSFDLNFSHPCIRQQQRSFKLSTESFCSEIASARTFGFLEEVEYLKSVGLARGGSLANAVVIGKDSILNPEGLRYGDEFVRHKILDTLGDFALLGYGLLGHIKSYKAGHDINHKMVEKILATPDSWRFVEFSEAAVAEALRLPLPAFNPDLVQA from the coding sequence ATGATCTACCAATGCACCATCGCTAAAGCCGCCACCCTCAAGGGCATCGGCCTGCATACCGGGCGGGAAATCACCATGCGTCTGCTGCCGGCCGCCGCTGGCACCGGCATCCTCTTCCACCGCAGCGAAGGTGACAAATCCCGCGTGATCGAAGCGCTCTCGGCCAATGTCGTGGATACCCGCATGGCCACTGTCATCGGCAAGGGTGATCTGCGCGTCTCCACTATCGAACACCTGATGGCGGCGCTGGTTGCCTGCCAGATCGACAATCTCGTCATTGAGATCGACGGCCCCGAGGTTCCGATCCTCGATGGCAGTGCCGCGCCCTTTATCCGCCTGATCCATCAGGCCGGCATCGCCCGGCTGGCGCGTAGCCGCAAGGTGATCGCCATTACCAAACCGCTGACCCTGGTCGAAGGTGAAAAACGTGTCAGCCTCATTCCTTCGCGCTTTTTGCGCGTCAGCTTCGATCTGAACTTCAGCCACCCCTGCATCCGCCAGCAGCAACGCTCCTTCAAGCTTTCAACGGAAAGCTTCTGCAGCGAAATCGCGTCGGCCCGCACCTTCGGCTTCCTTGAAGAGGTAGAGTACCTCAAATCGGTCGGTCTGGCCCGGGGAGGATCCCTTGCCAATGCCGTCGTTATCGGCAAGGACAGCATCCTCAACCCTGAGGGACTGCGCTATGGCGACGAATTCGTGCGCCACAAGATTCTTGATACCCTCGGCGATTTTGCTCTGCTTGGCTACGGTCTGCTGGGTCACATCAAATCGTACAAGGCCGGCCACGACATCAACCACAAGATGGTGGAGAAGATTCTCGCCACGCCGGACAGCTGGCGTTTCGTCGAATTTTCTGAAGCGGCGGTGGCTGAGGCCCTGCGCCTGCCCTTGCCGGCTTTCAATCCTGATCTGGTGCAGGCCTGA
- a CDS encoding sensor histidine kinase, with product MSEQQPPRELRKRRREWGLILVTIALLCTFPFLERYLYEQAAQIQLSNNILVLALINLNILLIVLFLFLIFRNLFKIFVERRRHLPGARLRTRLVLAFVSLSLVPTLLLFFVSAGFITNSIENWFSNEIERSLTESLSVAQTYYKNSATNALYYAEQLAGQIKEGKLLNEGNLDALRELISRKQREYNLGVVEVFSATHEELVRASNPLVPLADFTDPGSATINEALQGNRFTRVTPTGKADLIRGVVPVRSNWNEKDFVGVVVVNYHVPYSLVNKMQEISSSYQQYKEAQQLKGKIKQGYIAVLLLIALVIIFLASWFGLRIARSITDPIQELVIATRQIGRDDLDVQLPPPSDDEIGLLIDAFDKMTTELRRERLRIHQAHTELQNSNIELDQRRRYMEIVLRNVTAGVISLDSQGLLTTINKSAEKMLKISASQVLGKHYRDIVNQEQLNVIRGFLAELISSGKETVRRQIALSVQGQQLTLLLNATRLYDENGQVMGTVIVFDDLTHLQKAQRMAAWREVARRIAHEIKNPLTPVQLSAQRLRRRYLDRFNAEDPVFDECTRMIISQVDDLKNLVNEFSSFARMPAANPAPENLNNLIRETLVLYQQGHRDIQFNFQPATDLPLIELDREQIKRVLLNLLDNAVHAVEQQPQAGVIELLTEHNLSLHMATLRVRDNGCGIPEQDKPRLFEPYFSTKKSGTGLGLAIVATIISDHNGYIRVKDNPPRGTEIVIELPLPTAHP from the coding sequence ATGTCTGAACAGCAGCCGCCTCGGGAACTGCGCAAACGTCGCCGCGAATGGGGTCTGATTCTGGTCACCATCGCGCTGCTGTGCACCTTCCCGTTTTTGGAACGCTATCTTTACGAACAGGCCGCGCAGATCCAGTTGTCCAACAACATTCTGGTGCTGGCGCTGATCAACCTCAATATTCTGCTGATTGTTCTGTTCCTGTTTCTGATCTTCCGTAATCTGTTCAAGATCTTCGTTGAACGGCGGCGCCATCTGCCGGGCGCCCGCCTGCGCACCCGGCTGGTGCTGGCCTTCGTCTCTTTGTCGCTGGTACCGACCCTGCTGCTGTTCTTTGTTTCGGCCGGCTTCATCACCAATTCCATCGAAAACTGGTTCAGCAACGAGATCGAACGCTCACTGACCGAATCGCTGTCCGTTGCCCAGACCTATTACAAAAATTCTGCCACCAATGCCCTGTATTACGCCGAGCAACTCGCCGGCCAAATCAAGGAAGGCAAGCTGCTCAACGAAGGCAATCTTGACGCTCTGCGCGAACTGATCAGCCGCAAGCAACGCGAATACAATCTGGGCGTGGTGGAGGTATTTTCCGCCACCCACGAGGAACTGGTGCGGGCTTCCAACCCGCTGGTGCCACTGGCCGACTTTACCGATCCGGGCTCGGCCACCATCAACGAGGCACTGCAGGGTAACCGTTTCACCCGCGTGACCCCGACGGGCAAGGCCGATCTGATCCGCGGCGTGGTGCCGGTACGCTCCAACTGGAACGAAAAGGATTTCGTCGGCGTGGTGGTGGTCAACTACCATGTCCCCTATTCGCTGGTTAACAAGATGCAGGAGATTTCCAGCTCCTACCAGCAGTACAAGGAAGCCCAGCAACTCAAGGGCAAGATCAAGCAGGGGTACATTGCCGTGCTGCTGCTGATCGCGCTGGTCATCATCTTTTTGGCCAGCTGGTTCGGTCTGCGTATCGCCCGCTCCATCACCGACCCCATCCAGGAGCTGGTCATCGCCACCCGTCAGATCGGTCGAGACGACCTTGATGTGCAGCTGCCGCCGCCGAGCGACGACGAAATCGGCCTTTTGATCGACGCCTTCGACAAGATGACCACCGAACTGCGCCGCGAACGTCTGCGCATTCACCAGGCCCATACCGAATTGCAAAACTCCAACATCGAACTCGACCAGCGGCGCCGCTATATGGAGATTGTGCTGCGCAACGTCACCGCCGGGGTCATTTCCCTGGACAGCCAGGGGCTGCTCACCACCATCAACAAATCCGCCGAAAAAATGCTCAAGATCAGCGCCAGCCAGGTGCTCGGCAAGCATTACCGCGATATCGTCAATCAGGAGCAACTCAATGTCATCCGTGGGTTTTTAGCCGAGCTGATCAGTTCCGGCAAGGAAACCGTGCGCCGCCAGATCGCCCTGAGCGTGCAAGGCCAGCAGCTGACCCTGCTGCTCAACGCCACCCGCCTGTATGACGAAAACGGTCAGGTGATGGGTACCGTCATTGTATTCGACGACCTGACCCATCTGCAAAAAGCCCAGCGCATGGCGGCCTGGCGAGAGGTGGCGCGCCGCATCGCCCACGAAATCAAGAACCCACTGACGCCGGTGCAACTGTCGGCCCAGCGCCTGCGACGGCGCTATCTCGACCGCTTCAACGCTGAAGATCCCGTGTTCGACGAATGTACCCGCATGATCATCAGCCAGGTCGACGACCTGAAAAACCTGGTTAACGAATTCTCCAGCTTCGCCCGCATGCCGGCCGCCAATCCGGCGCCGGAGAATCTCAACAACCTGATCCGTGAAACCCTGGTGCTCTACCAGCAAGGCCATCGCGATATCCAGTTCAATTTCCAGCCTGCGACAGACCTGCCGCTGATCGAACTGGATCGCGAACAGATCAAGCGGGTACTGCTCAATCTGCTCGACAACGCCGTCCATGCCGTCGAGCAACAGCCCCAGGCCGGTGTCATCGAACTGCTGACCGAGCACAACCTTTCCCTGCACATGGCCACCCTGCGGGTGCGCGACAACGGCTGCGGCATTCCCGAGCAGGACAAGCCACGCCTGTTCGAACCCTACTTTTCCACCAAAAAAAGCGGCACCGGTCTGGGCCTGGCGATTGTCGCCACCATCATCTCGGACCATAACGGCTACATTCGCGTGAAGGACAATCCACCGCGCGGCACTGAAATCGTCATTGAACTGCCGTTGCCCACGGCTCACCCCTGA